A portion of the Coraliomargarita parva genome contains these proteins:
- the lpxD gene encoding UDP-3-O-(3-hydroxymyristoyl)glucosamine N-acyltransferase: protein MAYTYTIERLLEIVGSADLQGETAAPVSGIASLLEAGSGELSFLGNPKYVQDVPQSNASVLLLPKDYEGEPKEGQLFVRLENPSFALALVCRDIEMSLLAKPEPGVHPSAVVHPSAQIADSAVVGPLCTVGEGSVVEDGVVLEAHVCVGRFAQISEGSYLFPRVVVADYCQIGARNRLLPGCVIGADGYGYAYIQGAHQRVPQIGIVETEADVDIGANTTVDRARFGSTRIGQGTKIDNQVQIGHNVRIGKHCLVVAQVGISGSASLGDLVIIGGQAGISGHLHVSDGAIIAGGSGVTRNVGAGDKVGGFPAESFMLINRIYVLQKKLPDLFKKFAQLEKTVKALAQTSSDPLK, encoded by the coding sequence ATGGCATACACTTACACGATAGAGCGTCTACTCGAGATTGTCGGTTCCGCCGACCTGCAGGGGGAAACGGCGGCCCCGGTGAGCGGGATTGCTTCCTTGCTGGAAGCCGGTTCCGGAGAGCTGTCTTTCCTTGGCAATCCAAAATATGTGCAGGACGTTCCCCAGTCGAATGCATCCGTCCTTCTCCTTCCGAAGGATTACGAAGGTGAGCCGAAAGAAGGGCAGCTTTTCGTGCGTCTGGAGAATCCCTCCTTTGCCCTCGCTCTGGTTTGCCGCGATATCGAGATGTCGCTCCTGGCCAAGCCCGAACCCGGGGTGCATCCGTCTGCGGTGGTTCACCCCTCCGCGCAAATCGCGGATTCGGCTGTGGTCGGGCCGTTGTGTACGGTCGGCGAAGGGTCGGTCGTGGAAGACGGCGTCGTGCTGGAGGCCCATGTCTGCGTGGGCCGGTTTGCCCAGATTTCGGAGGGCAGCTACCTCTTCCCGCGGGTGGTGGTGGCCGACTACTGTCAGATCGGCGCGCGCAACCGTCTGCTTCCGGGCTGTGTGATCGGTGCGGACGGATATGGTTATGCCTATATTCAAGGTGCTCACCAGCGCGTTCCTCAAATTGGAATCGTGGAGACCGAAGCCGACGTGGATATCGGTGCCAACACCACGGTGGACCGCGCCCGCTTCGGTTCGACCCGAATCGGGCAGGGGACGAAAATCGATAACCAGGTACAGATCGGTCACAATGTGCGCATCGGCAAACACTGTCTGGTGGTCGCTCAAGTCGGCATCAGCGGCAGTGCCAGCCTCGGCGATCTTGTCATTATTGGGGGGCAGGCGGGGATCTCCGGACATCTGCATGTTTCGGACGGTGCCATTATTGCCGGCGGCTCAGGAGTGACTCGCAACGTCGGGGCCGGGGATAAAGTGGGCGGTTTTCCCGCGGAGTCCTTCATGTTGATTAACCGGATTTATGTGCTGCAAAAGAAGTTGCCTGATCTTTTCAAAAAGTTTGCCCAGCTAGAGAAAACCGTAAAGGCTCTCGCCCAGACTAGCAGCGACCCACTCAAATGA
- a CDS encoding OmpH family outer membrane protein, translating into MKKLTTVFLGCAFVVVGLFAQKTPVVATVNVQRLMNDYTAFQAAMEKVKGSVAPVEDEMKKMQQTIQDIVTKGREAEAKVQNPALGDEAKEEARAEVMELQKQLQSEQVKLQQFRQQAQQLAQQGQKEELAPLQEKAIEAVRTVASDKGIDLVIATNNLIYADDSLEITDSVIAVLNAE; encoded by the coding sequence ATGAAGAAACTCACTACCGTATTCCTTGGCTGCGCTTTTGTCGTGGTCGGCCTCTTTGCTCAAAAAACACCGGTTGTCGCCACGGTTAACGTGCAGCGCCTGATGAATGACTACACCGCATTCCAAGCCGCGATGGAAAAGGTGAAGGGCTCGGTCGCTCCGGTTGAGGACGAGATGAAGAAGATGCAGCAAACCATTCAGGACATCGTGACCAAGGGCCGCGAAGCTGAAGCCAAGGTACAAAACCCGGCTCTTGGCGATGAGGCCAAGGAAGAAGCACGTGCCGAGGTGATGGAGTTGCAAAAGCAACTGCAATCCGAGCAAGTCAAGCTGCAGCAGTTCCGCCAGCAAGCCCAGCAACTGGCTCAGCAAGGCCAGAAGGAAGAGCTTGCCCCGCTTCAGGAGAAAGCGATCGAGGCGGTCCGCACGGTTGCCTCCGACAAGGGGATCGATCTGGTCATTGCCACCAACAACCTGATTTATGCGGACGACTCGCTTGAGATCACCGATTCTGTGATCGCCGTGCTCAACGCGGAATAA